One Megalobrama amblycephala isolate DHTTF-2021 linkage group LG15, ASM1881202v1, whole genome shotgun sequence genomic window, CATCACATAGTCTCTTGAATCACTGAattcatgcttttttttatctgttgttacaatattaaaggtcctgttttttttgaagcttttattgtgtttatagtgtgcaatataacatgtgttcatgtttcacgtgtaaaaaaacacagtatttttcacataatttacttatctgtataccgctgtttccactgtcataaaaacgggctgatgacttccttgttctatgaagtccctctttcagaaatacgtaacgagttctgattgtgccagcggttcctgtgttgtgattcgacagcagtttagcgcatcttgcccggaaaggtcacgcctcttaccataacgtggagatgcacacgctcagtgttattgtaaacatgtctttaattttaccctatcaatttgagccggaatcagacccggtgattggactgcgggatgaaaataacagcgtttcgacgacatggcgtgtattcctgtgggcggaggttagtcaaaaaactgttttagtgacgtcattaaagaaggaagtagagggatgtagtccaaactggccgttcgatgtaggcgacttctgttaaataaaatatctcgcttggcattgaactttgagctttaaaattttacagattttatttatactctaacaacaacattacacactaactaaagtttgaaacatgggatcacgaagaacgggacctttaacaggctaatatttttcattattgccACTGTGAGACTACAGCAAGAGATCCAACAGCAGTCAGCTAAAAAGAGACAGCTGCATCAGTatttagacacacacagatataaaAATCAGCACATCAATTTCAACAATGGTGGCAATAAAGCTGCATAATTCATTCTggagtgcatgctgggagttttgtactatgcgttgcaacattaaacttttagatgtcaccattgttgagattcatattctGATTGTTGATGTCTCTGCTGTGCAAGTTAAACAGGAACTCAAAGTATTTTATGCGTTATAAGGGCTAATATATTCTCATAAATAGCTGATTACTGAAACGTTGCTTGTTTGTATGCTGTTGAATCACAGATATAGTACAATCAATAAAGATAAATTACCCATTTAATCAAAGACTAGACACAGAAATAGATCAGTGAATTAGACAAGCCCAGGATGATTACAGAATCATCACAACAGCCAAACACCTGATCAACTTTACTTTGGCCTTTTGTGTTGGccaaatgtgttttttaaacaatcagttacagcagccagagaaagcTAATGtaaaagagtcaagagcccaactaaagcagacACTTTTCACCACGATGGTGAAaacttaaatacatttttattttcaataaaacatcaacatccatATCTGTTCATTCTCAACAAGAACTTCTGAAcatgtatgaaaaaaataatgtcaaactggtttgacactgaagtcagttgtagttcttgtgtttctgctcgtgTCATTTTTCTGGTCTTGTTTCTCTGTTCTTCAGTGTTTCTGCTTATCAGGTGTTCATaaagtgtctgaattcactcacttcttttaattaactctgtcaagtggactatataaTGAACTAATGTaaggaatagtgaatgagggtatagggtgtgatttAGAACACAGCCTCTGAGTGTCGACTTTGAGCATTGTTAACTAACGGTATATCCCTGTAGGCTATTTTCTCGaagatgacaaatattacccagaatgcagtgttttctacagtatattactgttttaatggaaaatggtttgttactgtcagaatttggctgtttttctacagcaaggtctaacagtgtattcaaaacaataacaaaggcaTAGATGACACTGTGAAGGAGTGTGGAATGATGGGAATCAAGGTATCTTCCGTTCATTCATTTTTtggggaaaaacaaaaaatgaagaaaaaaaaccctgaattTAGGCCAGTTAAATTAAGTTGGTGCAACTCAATTAAATTGAGtttaaatgaacttaaacaGACTATTATGCCTTACTAGATGCCTTAAAATACTTGATTGGCATTTATAATTCTGATGTTTTTTCTGATGTCTTTCTttaggccaattcacaccgcaccgacaaaagccaacaaacgccaacaaactcgtctgttggagtttgttggatcggtGTGATACCCCTCTTGGTATCTGTTGGCGTTGGTCGGAGTTGGTTTTCacccgactgaacatgtttaatcggcgtttgtcgggtcgtggaatgtctgcgcggtgtgaacagttttccaacaaacggcaacaaactctgacgtaatctgacttggctacgaaccgttgccatggcgatgaggcaagtcccctgcaaagacagctTGATCGCGcacgcgcctcacgcacacacaacaacatgcagcggaaatgtgacatcgcagcttgtttgttataaaaaataaaatacagtaaaaaaaataaaaatatacaaaaggtagaatagtccatagtgcaatccgtgccattcagcaagagcagctgctccacttcaccgaaAGAGTGGTAACGTTATAACCACCATGAGAGCAATGCAGGTTTGCCTTCAGTTTCGTTTTTaataattcgttttggcttgttTAGCTCTATGGTTTagctacatggttgtatatgCTTATGGGTCTCGTTAATAACgcgaaaaaaaaaagtttaaaaagtttaaaaaccaaCCTACAGCGCTTCGGATTTTAggttagtatttttgttttgcctcatactttaatacaatgaaaatatatatgatactatattattaatataataaacttgCCTGACAATGTTGTTAACATGGTTACATATGTAGTTGTGGAATTTTCCCAGTCAGACGTCACTCGTTGGTCAGTGTTTGTTGGGGCGGTGTGAACATGACAGTTTTTTCTCATCGAATTCTAAATCCAACGGCCAACTTGTTCGTTGGTGTTTGTTGgtccatgggtttcaaagacgtcacttccgctatgcccgccgccatatttgtgtccggtcacagctgcgcgctctgtttaagtctatggtgacagcagctacaactaccagaggaaggccaacaaaacactctcagaaggttcacaacaaatttacaatatgtctgggatatgtggtgctgttagccattttaacagtcgtcagaactacaaatttatttgatcccaaaggagttagatcggcggaattattggcttcattcaaaaaggaccacaccactggcagccaaacagcaatgcacaacattaataactgctgggactgtcatttacgtAACTTTATAACGAGAACacttttgtaataaaatgttgtgaattctctatgttgttgtttcagcgtgTTGTTGTGGGAAGAGGGCGTCTACTGGAGTTAAacattgattacataacttgttcaaacttcacttgtgcattcgcgTCATTTTGTTCTGATAAaacttgtaatattaattttatgaagtataaatatgatatttatacacatataaagatgtgtttcgttgaggtaaataacccacagagctgAAAGTAAggcaaaacattaatatgattgggactgtcttataaattatattataatcgTATATACTTGTAACATaacgttgtgaattatttgggcttatttgctgtgtttctGAGTTCCATGacgttacttcaagttcatATATGCGTGACTTTGTGCAAATACTAGTTgtagtattattttcattttgtataaatatctgaattattttatataggatgtgttccgttgagttaattaactttgtttacgggtttttattctcttcagctttagcgtgcgcagctcaaacagcaacgattaagtcattaaaatgtttacagtaatattaaaactttcatgtttttttaaaaaaaataatgcattatatttaataactagctcttatattgttctcgtattatattcagcaacacatggtttgattaataaggatcacgaacaataacagatttttttctcaaattatcTTATTTTTGATAACAGTTAGCCTATTATTTGAGCTGcacgcgctgaatgaacacTCGTAAAATGAAGCACTTTGCTAGAAGGTTAACTCaaaggaacacatcctatatagggtaattcatatatatttatacaagatagacataaaattacaacttatatttgcacaaaatcatgcacgcatcaTGTACTTAAACTAATGTGATCAGCTCatgtcgtgaatttgttcatcctgtaataacacgccgaaacacagcaactagaattcacaatattttaatacaatattatatacaattataatgttatgtaaattacAGTCCCAGCAAGTTATTATgcgttgctgtttggctgccagtggtgtggtcctttctgaatgaagccaataattccgccgatctaactcctttggaatcaaataaatgtgtagttctgacgactgttgaaacggctaacagcaccacatatcccagacatattgtaaatttgttgtgaaccttctgagagtgtttcgttggccttcctctgctagttgtagctgctgtcaccatagacttaaacagagcgcacagctgtgaccggacacaaatatggcggcgatagaatacagtgacgtcacatgaaacccatggatagtCCAGGGGGTCAGAAAGTagaagtcctgccatatttttcattccacccactgaagcagtgttaaagttaatgagataattaagtgataaattgagtgatgattgaccattattgaagacacctgatgataacaagcagaatcaccaaaggagaaaatcactatttttaagccaccatcgtggagatgagtgtttgctttagtttggctcttgacccttgactctTAATATTAGTTCTTGTTTGGGCTTTTAACTGAGTTGTAACAACTAGAcaagcaaagaaaaaagaaaatcaagtggtgttggttatgttttcacataatcattatttgatctgaatcactgaactcatttaattctgagttagatttatattattgattacagcaacactgtgattctacagcacaagatcaactataatacaatacaatcaATATAATCCAAAGGATTTCACAAAAGTTgttctgaataaaacaaaaaaaaaagaatcctttaggcacacacagacatcaagaatcaacatatgaatctcaacgacggtgacaagcaacatattctgatcaactctgaacactagaaaacaagctactaaaaagtcacagaaaaacagaaaaaaataaaatagtgagaataaaggaaattactaaaacaattaagctcataatttattcatgcagaaatgcatgatgggagccatggatgaattttgattggaggcacccagaatgcattgcaacatgctttttgatggtcaccactgttgagattcacaggacgattcttgatgtctgtgtctctacctgaaagtgttttttttttttttaatcagaacaTCTTTTGCAAAATCcatcagattatattgataaagctgatgaTCTGCTGTTGAACCACAgttcaataatgtaaatctaactcagagattgagctctaaatgagttcaggtCAAATTacaattatgtgaaaacataaccaactcctgataatttttttctctttgcttgtctggttgttATAACTCAGTCAACAGCCCAAACAAGATCTAATATTAACaatcaagggtcaagagctcaactaaagcaaacactcatctccacgatggtggcttaaaaatagtgattttctcctttggtgattctgcttgttatcatcaggtgtcgtcaataatggtcaatcatcactcaatttatcacttaattatctcattaactttaacaccgcttcagtgggtggaatgaaaaatatggcaggacttctACTTTCTAACCCCTGGACTATACACCTCtgggtgtgaattggccttaagtGATTATTCTGCTGAATATTTGGttctaaattgtattttattttatctcatGCTCACtaattctaattaaaatttaaatgaaaattattttgttttcagtaTCTGAAGACAGTCATGAAACAACATCaacacataaaacacaacaggaGGCCCCACAGATGAGTGAAACATCTCTGAACTAGTAAATGAATGATCTATCCCCAGCCAATACAGCatggtggggcccagatgggtgtcacctgggcaGCCTAACTGGGGGCCAGACCTTTTTGTCCATGgtttccatggaggctccacatgggttagcccagattaactgaacactgctcagtgtgtgcactacaggctgttaaatgtaacacagaaacatgctggagttaatgagataattaggtgataacaagcagaatcactgaaagacagaggaacaacaagaactacaactccagccacagccttcgatgaaatcaactgaagataaaagacattaaatctctcaagatctgattaaacatctccacaaacagcattaccagcttcacttattactaaccagactgactttatttctgacatacatctacaaaagttgttattgagaatcaccagaggtttagatgttcatgatttgttgaaaatacgtttggtttgatgtcaccgtgatcgaggtcagtgcttacttcagttaggcagtttgactcttgactgTTTTAGTAATAGCgtttgttatggcaagaaaaaCAAGAGACAATGTAGTCAGCTGTTtggttataaaaaaataataattgtcatTTAGTGGTTTAATTCACTGATCTAATGACTGAGCTTTTATGAGCAAGATGTGTTTAACTTTGTGTTAGATCTCTTCTAgaattataacaataaacacattttaatcaGAAAATTTACAAAACACAATGTTCACTAAACACTTCAAACCTCCTGCAAGTTTCActtacacacagacatcaagaatcagcgtatgaatctcaacaatggtgacatgcttcatggtgcaatgcattctgggagccatggatgagttttgtatgAGGCACCCAGAATCAGAGGtggaaagtaaaagtcctgccatatttttattccacccactgaagcattaatgagataaataagtgtttaattgagtgatgattgaccgttattgaagacacctgatgataacaagcagaatcaccaaaggagaaaatcactatttttaagttatcatcatcgaggtcagggtttgttttagttgaggtTGAGTTGAGTTTTAACTGtgttaaaaccaaccagacaagtaaagttaaaagatgagctggtggtgttggttatgttttcacataatcattattagCCCAGTcttagttagatttacattagtGATTATAGCAGTACTGTGATTATACAGCAGAAaacccagtttttttttttttcaaaataattcaaagggTTCATCAAAAGttgttcttaaaaataaaaaaaagacacaCAGAAATCAAGAatgtgtgcctaaaagaaagatttatttatttatttttttggatcAGAAAAACTTAAGAAATCTTTtggattatattgataaagctgatcttctgctgtagaatcacagtgctgctgtaatcaataatgtaaatctaactaaaATTggactctaaatgagttcagtgattcggatgaaataatgattatgtgaaaacaaccaacacctgatcatcttttttttccttggtttgtctggctgttataactcagttgaaactgcccaaacaaaatctaacattaaaaagtcaagggtcaagagctcaactaaatcaaaccctgacctcgatgatggtaacttaaaaatagtgattttctcctttggtgattctgcttgttatcattaggtgtcttcaataatggtcaatcatcacttaattaatcacttaattatctcattaactttgacactgcttcagtgggtatgaaaaaaaatatggcaggacttttactttctgacccctggactttccacctctgccgTGAACGGACCCGTATCGGCGTCTACTTGCGCGCAGTGACGGATCTGTAATGAAGGCGGATCGTGGACCCCGCCCAGAGGTGtatagtccaggggtcagaaagtagaagtcctgccatatttttcattccacccactgaagcggtgttaaagttaatgagataattaagtgataaattgagtgatgattgaccattattgaagacacctgatgataacaagcagaatcaccaaaggagaaaatcacaatttttaagccaccatcgtggagatgagtgtttgctttagttgagctcttgacccttgactttttaacattacagCTTGTTTGGGCTTTTGACTGAATTGTAACAGCCAGCCAAGcaaagaaaaaacgaaaatcaagtggtgttggttatgttttcacataatcattatttgatctgagctcaatctctgagttagatttacattattgattacagcagcactgtgaaactaatcctataaccctgagtttgttcatctaccatcatggtacaggccccagatCTAGTCAACTACAAAAACATTGGGATAAGAATGAAACAGAAAGCAGaattaatattagattttgtttgggcagttttaacagcatgaaacagaaaatacaatGGATCACTAAAGATGTACTTTCACTAGAGGATGTGATGGAAAGTAAATGCAACATGTTCACACAGAAAGCGGTAACCAAACTGCCGATGAGCCTCGCTGACTTCCAGAAAAATACTATGAAAAttaatggggtccatcaactgtttggttaccagcattcttcaaaatgtcatcttttgtgttcagcagaagaaataaattcagacaggtttggaacttgagggtgagtaaatgatgacagaattttcatttttgggtgaactatacctttattcattaattactcaccctcatgtcgttccacatctgtaagacctttgctcatcttcagaacacaatttaagacacttttgatcaaatggCTATACAGAATCATCTGTAAATCAAACACTGATTCTAAATTGGTTAAGGTGATTTGTTTGATCTGAAAATGTcttcacatttttattaaagcaGTTGGGTAAAAATTTCCTGTTGGAATGTTGTTTTTCTGCTTGATAGTAGGTAAGGTTTTACTGTGAGAAATTTTATATAGGGGATAAAGAAAGTAACTATGTTTAATATATTGTCTGTTTGGACCATCTTTGAAAGTTCCTGACATTCTGGTTTTATTTCAGACAACAATCAATCAAATATTTCAATGCTTTAAAGGAATATAAATCAAAGGTCTCGAGCCAAAGTGGCACTGAAAATGCAATGAACAGTGAACTAGACCTAATGCCCATTTGGCTCCAATTCCAAAAATGTAACGTATCTTAACATACTGTAGATGTGTGGGGGCAAGGCATTGTCCTATGCTACTCTTTAaagatcttctctccagatacactttattgcaggatgcttgatctcagttttcgtttaacaggaaaatcaagccttacacAAATCAGTTATAGCAAccaacaaaatctaatattaaaaagtcaagggtcaagagctcaactaaaacaaaccctgacctcgatgatggtaacttaaaaatagtgattttctcttttggtGATTCTggttgttatcatcaggtgtcttcaataatggtcaatcatcactcaattaaacacttatttatctcattaatgcttcattgggtggaataaaaatatggcacaactattactttctgacccctggactttctACCTttgttcccagaacgttcagagacggtatgggagtgcataagtgcatacggtatgggcagcttgcatgttttggaaggcactatgaatgctgaaaggtatataaaggttttagagcaacatatgctcccctccagatgacGTCTACTTCAGGGAAgcccttgtgtatttcagcaggacaatgcaaaaccacatactgcagctattacaacagcatggcttcgtcgtagaagagtccgggtgctgaactggcctgcagtccagatctttctcctatagagaaaaatacatCCAAGGCAACCACAAACTCTGtgcctgtagcaggcatcaaatttgaaattttgtgcataaaattgtaaaaaaaattcagtttaaACATGTATGTTATccatgttctattgtgaataaaatattgccTCATGTGATTTGTCTttaagtcttttagttttcattttattcaaatttaaaaaatgtcccaacatttccagaattcgTGTTGTAATTAGAATATGAAAAGTGGGAAAATCCAAATAATAAGCTGAATGTGATAATAAGAATATAAAAAAGTGTGGTAAAAGACAAtctaaacatttattgtgtgttttaaacaaacattattGTGTAGCGGTATTGCACATTATAAACTTTAAAATAGTATTCTACACATTACataataaatgttacattttaacaACATTTCAGTAACTACAAAGATACAAGATTAGAGATAGATTACAAGTGTACATATTCATGGTGTAAAATAAATTCTTACAAACTTctcacaaaaagaaaaaaaaaaagcacacacacCAGGATGTTTTATCTTTCTTAAGCTAATCACGTTATTTTACCTATAAACCTTATGAATCTGCTGTTGCTGAAAAGGAAGTTCAGATAGTtagaaaatattcatttaaatcaAAGATACAGTTAAtgtaatgttgaaattaaaattaatgtatGACCAGGGgcatatgaaaatgaaaacatgacaatacTCACTAGAAGCAGAGGAGTAGTCGCTTTTAGAGGAAGCTACAACAAAACACAGGAAATTAAGAGATGGacattaatcatttaaaaaaggaATTCACccacattattattttcaaacttaTCTTTATATGTATCTCTAAAAGGAACTATCCTTTATCattgagttttacagttttatcTCTTGTATTACCTGAATGCCATCTTTTCCTCCATATAATGATACATATAACAGCAGCCAATAACACCAACCCCAGGATCCAAACCACAAGCACTGAAGAAGGAACTGACTCAAATGTTTCCCCTGGATACTCTGAAGTGTGACAAAAAAGGTCACAAAGACATTAATTTATCAGAAATATTATGTGCACTAGTCTCAATTGCACTCATTAGCCTACCTAAATCAACATCCAGTTTGTTGTCCAGACTGAGGTGTGTGGCAGAGCaggtgtatttgtgtttgtctgcACTGATCTCCAGACTCTTCCTCATCTGGTACGTCCCGTCACCATTGGGCAGCAGATCTCCTCCAGTGATCTCATGATCAGATACAGGCTGTCCATCTCTGAACAGGGTCAGGTTGATGTGACGAGGGTAAAATCCTGTCGCCAAACAACTCACACGAAACCCTCCAGAATCTGAGTTTGCTTTCATGATGAGTCTGACTCGCGGTTTCACTGTTGAAGAAAGTTGAAAAGAGGGCTTAATGCATCCCTGGAAACATGCATTTCCTGGTCTAGACATTGTATATCTCTAGCTGACAGAGTGAGTACACAGAAATGGTAGACTCTGTGCTTCTTGCTCAAGGGTGTGTCTATGCTAACAGGGCAGACTGTCAGCAGTCATAGGCGGGGTTTCCCTACTCTTACGTAGGAGTAGGGTGAAATATCAAACAGTGTGTTCGGAGAGATTGAAAATGATAAAAggggattataaaaaaaaagtattgggtggatttttaccattataggctggttgtttacacacactgtggacacacatctgtgttcaaacaccttaaaaagtgaattttgcataataggtcccctttaggGGTGTTTGGAATTTGCCATATTCAAAAAAGGTGTTTGGAATTTGCCAGAGCTCTCTGCAAAGTGgaacaacctgtcactcacatgagatcaaccaatagcaaaccacaacgatTCAATTATCCAATtcagatggacaaaatcaagtcccggcTTCACTCTAAACTTCAGTTTATTTTCTCATCAAAGAATGTTGATGGAAAATATGCTTTTGACTTACCTTTTCTATTGACTTGATTTCTTCTCATTTTAAGGTTAGCCTCCAGAGTTTTCATGCAAAGTGAGTAGTATATTTGTTCATAATGATCTTGGAGAAATTTTACAAATGGTTTGACCCTCTCTGTATTGAATGTAGAACTGAAAGTTTTCTTCTTATTAAGAAAATGCAGCTCAACTACAGTGGATCCTCCAGTAGCACCTTTAGCTGTGATTTGTCCTGACTTCATGTTGTCCAAGAGCTCACAATGAACCAGTGTCTGATGAACCTCAAGATCTGTGAGTGAGGAGGAAAGTGAGTCTTCACTTCACCCCCCGTAATCTGTTAAATTGTTATAATGCTAATATACAACCACTGAATCTGAATATACACTGCTcaaataaattacagcaacactttgaaaacacatcatatctcaaatggggaaaaatatcatgctggatGTCTATACTGATACAGACTGGGTAATGTATTAGGAATGAAAGGATGCCACATCGTTTCTTGGAAATGAAAGGCCACTGCACCAGCaatgggtccaaggatttcatcccaatacctaatggcagtcagggtgccattctagcctgtagaggtctgtgcgtccctccatggatatgcctccccagaccatcactgacccaccaTCAAATCGGTCATGCTGAACGATATTACAGGCAGCATAACGTTCTCAACCGCTTCCCCCGACCCTTTCATGTCTGTCACgtgctcagggtgaacctgcACAGAGTGCCAGTGACTGACCTACCAACCAATTCTGGAGTTCAATGGCAAACGCCAATCGAGCTCCACAGTGCCAGGCAGTGAGCACAGGGGCCATTAGAGGATGTCGGGTCCTCAGGCCACCCTCACGAAgactgtttctgattgtttggctaaagacattcacaccagtggcctgctggaggtcatttcGTAGGGCTCTGGCAGcgctcatcctgttcctccttgcacaaagcagcagataccggtcctgctgatgggttaaggaccttctacggCCCTGTCCAACTCTCCTAGTAACTGCCTGTAGCCAAAAGGTACaggtttaattaatttatgggtgaaatatattattataataaaccataaagctttatgattaattatgatacatatatcgacccaagagggaattatgcacatatattgttactcaattacaacaaattataaccaattacatatatgatcaGTTCTAATTTAATAGTTGTTTAGAAAGACAGTCTAAGTTTGTCCACCAAACTATCAGTCTCTTCTGATGATTGAGAAAGTTGAttttctgctgtagaatcacagtgctgctgtaatcaataatgtaaatctaactcagagattgggctctaaatgagttcagaaCAAATAAgtattatgtgaaaacataaccaacaccacctgatcatcttttaacttttcttgtctggttggttttaatgctgTTAAAACTGctcaaacaaaatctaatattaaaaagtcaagggtcaagagctcaactaaaacaaaccctgacctcgatgatggtgaattaaaaatagtgattttctcctttggtgattctgcttgttatcatcaggtgtcttcaataatggtcaattaaacacttattcatctcattaatgcttcagtgggtgggaaaaaaatatggcggaacttttactctctgacccctggacttcccacctctgattatttgtaatgtATTATAAAGTAACAAACATGATGTACATTATCACTTACATATAGGACC contains:
- the LOC125247858 gene encoding hereditary hemochromatosis protein homolog — protein: MDKILLFFVLLLPAAASKGSHSLQLHATYMKGQSPFPEYSITFILDDIMIGYYDSETNLYILRGNTTEENDSFNENYHKDISVYMYNILDYRLKLQFHNRTNNLEVHQTLVHCELLDNMKSGQITAKGATGGSTVVELHFLNKKKTFSSTFNTERVKPFVKFLQDHYEQIYYSLCMKTLEANLKMRRNQVNRKVKPRVRLIMKANSDSGGFRVSCLATGFYPRHINLTLFRDGQPVSDHEITGGDLLPNGDGTYQMRKSLEISADKHKYTCSATHLSLDNKLDVDLEYPGETFESVPSSVLVVWILGLVLLAAVICIIIWRKRWHSASSKSDYSSASTTADS